From the genome of Methanothrix soehngenii GP6:
ATATCGCGGTAGACCTCTATGAGATCCAGCGATGCACCCAGCCGGCCGAAGATCACAAGAGCCTGTTTCATCCTTCTTAGAGCATCCTCATAATCCCCGCTGGCCAGGGCTAGCCGACCAAGAGATGAGATGGCTTTTGCCTCCTCATAGGAGAGAGACAGCTTCCGAGATAAAGCCAGGGCCTTCTCAAAGCAGCTCTTTGCCTCCGGATAGAGCATATCCTTAAGAAAGCGCTCTCCCTGAGCTCTATAAAGCTGGATTTTCAAAGGCGGATAGTCAGTGCGAGAGACCTGAGTCTCTGCCTGGGAGAGATAGAAGCGGGATTGCATCGAATGCCCCTCTTGAATATTGAACAGAGCGGCGGCGATGTAGCCCTCACATAGATCGGGCAATGCCCCCAGGCCCTCCAGAATGCCTATTGACTGGGAGAAAAGCTCAATTGCTTCATCCGATCTGCCCATCTGGCCGGAGATGATTCCCAGGTTCAATTTGGCTGAAGCTACACAGGGCAGGGCATCTAGATCCTGGAAGATGTCCAAAGCCACATCAAATAGCGTTCTGGCCCGGTTGAGGTCTCCCATATCCTTGTAGACCAGGGCCATATTGAAGAGAACCTGGCCACGGTTGTAGACCTCTCCAGTCTGGTCAAACCTCTCCACGCTCCTCTTATAGCAGGCAATGGCTTCTGCCCACTGGCCGCTATCTGTGTAGCTGCCGGCGAGGGCTGAAAGGACCTCCCCCTGGCCGGAGAGGTCGCCTGTCTCCTCCAACTCCTCCAGCTGTCTCTTGTACTCCTCGATATCAGGGGAAATCTCGCCCCGTCCTGCCCGGATCATATCGATGCTGGCCTGCATCTCCGCCGCGCCCGCTTGATCCTTGAGGCGCCGGTATATCTCCAGAGCCCTCTGAAAGTGCTCTGCTGCTAGATCGCGCTCTCCTTGGCGGTGGTAGAGGTTTCCCATGTTTCCCAGCACCTGGGCAATGCCGGCTGAGTCCTCCAGCTTTTCAAAGAGGCTCAGGCTCTTGCTATAGCTATCCAGAGCATCCGCCCACTGACCTCTCTTATAGCAGAGGCCTGCGACATTGCTCAGGACCGAGGCCTCGCTCTCCATATCCCCTGCCTTCCCGAAGCCCTCCAGGCTCAAGCGATAGTTCTCTAAGGCAGCGGCCCAGTCACCCTGCCGGTAGCACATATTGCCCAGGTTGTTCCTGGCTACCGAAACGGAGTACTCGTCCCCCAGCCCCTCCATAATCGCCAGGCTCTCATTGTAGTCCTCCAGGGCCTCATCCCACTGGCCAAGATCGGCATGGAGATTTCCCAGAGCGCACTGGACTGCCGCCACTGCCGAAAGATCATCTCTGGAACGGAGGGCCTCCAGAACCTGAGCATACCTGGTCAGAGCCTCCTGCCATCTACCCCTTCTCAGGAGCAGATTTACCATGGACTCGAGCGCCTCGATCATCGACCTGGAGTCCCCTCCCACAATCTGCAGATCGAGACATTTTCGGTAGCACTCCAGTGCTCCCTCCAGATCGCCTCTCTCGGCCATGCTCCTTGCCAGGCCATAGAGCGATCTAGCCTCCCCTCGAGCGTCACCCAGTTCCCTGAAGCCATCTATGCTCTGCTGGTACAGTTCCTCTGCTCGCTCCTCCTCCCCAGACTGAAGATAGACGCCTGCCAGATTTCCCAGGGTAACTGCCATGCCGTGCCCATCGTTCAGAACACGCCTCGCCTCCAGGCCCTGACGGTAGCATAAGATGGCATGCATGAGATCCCCTCGATCGGAGTAGAGGTTTCCCAGGTTGTTCTCCGCTGCAGCCAGACCCCGCAGGTCCCCATTATCCTCAAATGCCCTGGCCGCCCCTTCAAAACAGGACTGGGCCTGATCCCACTCCCCTCCGAGCTGATAGATCAGCCCCAGGCTCAGCCTGTTGCCGGCAGCACCAATTTGATCCCCCAGATCCTCCTTTGTGGCAATGCTCTTTTCCAAGAACTCCCCCGCAAGGTGAAGATCGCCCCTGCTCTGATAGACAAGGCCGATGTTAGACTGGACCATCGATGCACCCTGTCTGTCTCCCTGCTGGCAGAATGAATTATAGGCATGAGAATACATCTGCAGGGCAACATCCAGATCTCCTTTCAGATGATATACGCCGCCCAGATTGGATAGGGCCTCAGCCGCTGCTGTCACCTCGCCCATTTCCATGAAGAGATCCGCCGCCCTCTGGTAGCACTCGATCGCCTCCGGCCAATCAGAGCAGTCGCAGCAGATCCTGGCAATGCAATTCAGAGCCTCTGCAGATCCACTCAGATCTTTGGATCTCTCCCTGATCTTCAGGCTCTCCCGGGAGCATTGCAGTGCCATTTCCAACTGCCCCTGCTTATGGTGAACGCCCGCCAGAATAACCAGAGCCCGGGCAAGGGAGGAGGAATCTTTATGCTCTTTCATGATCGCTATTGCCCTTTGAAGGTGGTCTTCTGCCAGGGTCCAATTCCCGTCCTCCAGGAAGCATTGACCCATCCGGCAGAGGGCCTTGGAGGCGAGAGAGGGATGGCCCTTCTGCAATGCCGCCAAGCTCCGGCCATAGAGCTCCAGAGCTTCCTTTAGCCTTCCCTCATGAAAATAGATATCAGCAAGACGGCACTGCATCTCTGCCGCTCCGGATTGATCTTTCAGATCGGCCAGCAGATGGCTGGCTGATTGCAGACTGATCTGGGCCCTCTTGCCGTTGCCGGTCTGAGAGTAGATGCTAGCGAGGGAGGCAAGAGCCCGAGCTGCCCCCACGGGATCATCCGACAGCTCCCTCTCCTTCAGAATGGTCTGATACAGCTTCTCCGCCTTTTCCATATCGCCTTGAATCTGGCAGAGCTCTGCCAGGTTGCTGGTAGCCTCCATCCGCCCTTTTTTGTCCCTTGGATCGAGCACCTCCAGGATGCGGGAATAGCAGATCTGGGCCTGATGGTACTCACCCTGCAGGCGGCGGGCGCGGCCCAGCCTCTCCAGGACCTGAGGCAGAAGGCGTGGCCTTTTAGCCATATCGATAGCAACGAGAGCCTTCTCATAACACTGGCAGGCCCGGGCCCAGTCCTCCTCCTCACCGTAGAGGGCCCCCAAGCATAGGAGGATACTGGCTAATGAATCATCATCAGAGAGAATCTGGGCCAGATCCGAAGCATTGCTGTAGTATTCAATTGCCGCCTGATGAAAGAAGAGATGGTGAGCAAGCCTTCCCAGATTGAACCATGCCTGAACGCTGTTGACCACAGAGGCATAATCCTCCAGGTCGGTGAGGCGCCTTTTCATAACCTCCTCATCGGAGGAGAGCATGGCCTCAATGAAAGAGGATAATAACGATGGAACGCCAACGGATAGG
Proteins encoded in this window:
- a CDS encoding tetratricopeptide repeat protein translates to MDSSSESVVSSLGSFAEMLSDPEGYDPERLKSLSVGVPSLLSSFIEAMLSSDEEVMKRRLTDLEDYASVVNSVQAWFNLGRLAHHLFFHQAAIEYYSNASDLAQILSDDDSLASILLCLGALYGEEEDWARACQCYEKALVAIDMAKRPRLLPQVLERLGRARRLQGEYHQAQICYSRILEVLDPRDKKGRMEATSNLAELCQIQGDMEKAEKLYQTILKERELSDDPVGAARALASLASIYSQTGNGKRAQISLQSASHLLADLKDQSGAAEMQCRLADIYFHEGRLKEALELYGRSLAALQKGHPSLASKALCRMGQCFLEDGNWTLAEDHLQRAIAIMKEHKDSSSLARALVILAGVHHKQGQLEMALQCSRESLKIRERSKDLSGSAEALNCIARICCDCSDWPEAIECYQRAADLFMEMGEVTAAAEALSNLGGVYHLKGDLDVALQMYSHAYNSFCQQGDRQGASMVQSNIGLVYQSRGDLHLAGEFLEKSIATKEDLGDQIGAAGNRLSLGLIYQLGGEWDQAQSCFEGAARAFEDNGDLRGLAAAENNLGNLYSDRGDLMHAILCYRQGLEARRVLNDGHGMAVTLGNLAGVYLQSGEEERAEELYQQSIDGFRELGDARGEARSLYGLARSMAERGDLEGALECYRKCLDLQIVGGDSRSMIEALESMVNLLLRRGRWQEALTRYAQVLEALRSRDDLSAVAAVQCALGNLHADLGQWDEALEDYNESLAIMEGLGDEYSVSVARNNLGNMCYRQGDWAAALENYRLSLEGFGKAGDMESEASVLSNVAGLCYKRGQWADALDSYSKSLSLFEKLEDSAGIAQVLGNMGNLYHRQGERDLAAEHFQRALEIYRRLKDQAGAAEMQASIDMIRAGRGEISPDIEEYKRQLEELEETGDLSGQGEVLSALAGSYTDSGQWAEAIACYKRSVERFDQTGEVYNRGQVLFNMALVYKDMGDLNRARTLFDVALDIFQDLDALPCVASAKLNLGIISGQMGRSDEAIELFSQSIGILEGLGALPDLCEGYIAAALFNIQEGHSMQSRFYLSQAETQVSRTDYPPLKIQLYRAQGERFLKDMLYPEAKSCFEKALALSRKLSLSYEEAKAISSLGRLALASGDYEDALRRMKQALVIFGRLGASLDLIEVYRDMTLLFLAQDDYQRAEEMAMLRQRQARILGHADLSLLATVDLAECEARTGKKEEARADYAGALRLAGKEGDRIPSSTIRQISEKAIEFLEAEASQPEEGRQASLLRERLGEEDYEKLLEELPHKLECRRIG